Part of the Scomber japonicus isolate fScoJap1 chromosome 6, fScoJap1.pri, whole genome shotgun sequence genome, TGTCACAATATAAacaccaagatttgtcattacgtCCAAATACAGATTCacgtcctgctctgctgatattcttgtatgcgaccgCTACATTAACTCCCaatcttcctctccactccacctcccagtaacaacgtccagtcagactctctctactcaggacctgataatgatcagtgaatctgtctgtgtgactagaataagactgttgttgtttcatatattttacttttctgttaccctcagataataacagctctttgtgtactgtgtttggatccagagtgatttcacgtgaatattttaagaactcagccctggtcttgggttctggttgtgacagtaaaacgtccacttcagtcactgccagtgagatgtttgtccatgcgtacctcaggatgtcctgtagtttatctctgagctctgacacagctgctgtcacatcctcaaagtttctcagaggacggatattgatgctggatgagtctgtaggttcactgagttgtgacactgaggggtagttgtgtagaaactggttgtgatcctctgtgtgtgagagctgcttcagttcagcgtctttcctcttcagctcagtgatctcctgctgcagcttcttctgaagctctttgactccactcacttcagtttcctgctgggatctgatctgctgcttcacatcagagcttcttttctggaggagacggatcagctgagtgaagatcttctcactgtcctccacggctttatcagcagagagactgacggcctccacctcctgttgaagcagcttcacatctttctctctgtcctggattctctgctggatgtttagtcgactcacctcgagctctctctgcctctcagtcctttctgctgcagctgggactgtgtcgtggcctttatgttcatccatagtgcacagataacagatactcttCTTATCTGTACGACAGAAAATCTCCGTCATCCTACCATGaa contains:
- the LOC128359991 gene encoding E3 ubiquitin/ISG15 ligase TRIM25-like; translated protein: MAQRDQLDRESFSCVICLDLLKDPVTTSCGHSYCMSCIKGFWDGEDQRKIYSCPQCREAFTPRPVLKKNTMLAALVEQLKKTGLQAAPADHCYAGPEDVACDVCTGRKLKAFKSCLVCLASYCENHLQSHYESPTFKKHKLVEPSKKLQENICSLHGRMTEIFCRTDKKSICYLCTMDEHKGHDTVPAAAERTERQRELEVSRLNIQQRIQDREKDVKLLQQEVEAVSLSADKAVEDSEKIFTQLIRLLQKRSSDVKQQIRSQQETEVSGVKELQKKLQQEITELKRKDAELKQLSHTEDHNQFLHNYPSVSQLSEPTDSSSINIRPLRNFEDVTAAVSELRDKLQDILRYAWTNISLAVTEVDVLLSQPEPKTRAEFLKYSREITLDPNTVHKELLLSEGNRKVKYMKQQQSYSSHTDRFTDHYQVLSRESLTGRCYWEVEWRGRLGVNVAVAYKNISRAGRESVFGRNDKSWCLYCDTNSYRFYFNNISTRVSGPGSSRVGVYLDHRAGILSFYSVSKTMTLLHRVQTTFTQPLYAGLWVDSTAELC